A region from the Oryzias latipes chromosome 20, ASM223467v1 genome encodes:
- the adcyap1 gene encoding pituitary adenylate cyclase-activating polypeptide isoform X5 gives MSSKATLALLIYGILMHYSINCSPVGLSFPSIRLDSEVYDEGGNSLPSLDYDGDQVEVRSPSSVADDVFTLFYPPEKRGGKTLDDSSEPLSKRHSDGIFTDSYSRYRKQMAVKKYLAAVLGKSLEDVAFHRVLQELDFDALPDGDEFEAFLGDWLKQFSPQFAVSFWLFPRGLVLPGDSLRPLSFFFVIFFFFSTLLP, from the exons ATGTCCAGTAAAGCGACTCTAGCATTACTCATCTATGGGATCTTAATGCATTACAGCATCAACTGCTCACCTGTGGGGCTCAGCTTTCCCAGCATTAG ACTTGACAGTGAGGTTTATGATGAGGGTGGCAACTCTTTACCATCTCTGGATTATGATGGTGATCAAGTGGAGGTGAGAAGCCCTTCATCTGTCGCTGACGACGTCTTCACTTTGTTCTATCCTCCAGAGAAAAG GGGGGGGAAAACGCTGGACGACAGCTCGGAGCCCCTGTCCAAGCGACACTCAGACGGGATCTTCACGGACAGCTACAGCCGCTACAGAAAGCAAATGGCCGTCAAGAAATACCTGGCAGCCGTCCTGGGGAAAAG CCTTGAGGACGTAGCTTTTCACCGTGTCCTACAAGAGCTAGACTTTGATGCCCTCCCGGACGGGGATGAGTTTGAGGCTTTTTTGGGAGACTGGCTGAAACAGTTCTCCCCCCAATTTGCGGTGAGTTTCTGGCTCTTTCCACGAGGCCTCGTCCTCCCCGGGGACTCCTTACgtccactttcttttttttttgtaatcttcttcttcttctccactTTGTTGCCTTGA
- the adcyap1 gene encoding pituitary adenylate cyclase-activating polypeptide isoform X3 translates to MSSKATLALLIYGILMHYSINCSPVGLSFPSISRLDSEVYDEGGNSLPSLDYDGDQVEVRSPSSVADDVFTLFYPPEKRMERHADGMFNKAYRKALGQLSARKYLHSLMAKRVGGGKTLDDSSEPLSKRHSDGIFTDSYSRYRKQMAVKKYLAAVLGKSLEDVAFHRVLQELDFDALPDGDEFEAFLGDWLKQFSPQFAAL, encoded by the exons ATGTCCAGTAAAGCGACTCTAGCATTACTCATCTATGGGATCTTAATGCATTACAGCATCAACTGCTCACCTGTGGGGCTCAGCTTTCCCAGCATTAG caGACTTGACAGTGAGGTTTATGATGAGGGTGGCAACTCTTTACCATCTCTGGATTATGATGGTGATCAAGTGGAGGTGAGAAGCCCTTCATCTGTCGCTGACGACGTCTTCACTTTGTTCTATCCTCCAGAGAAAAG AATGGAAAGGCATGCAGACGGCATGTTTAATAAAGCCTACAGGAAAGCGCTGGGTCAGTTATCAGCAAGGAAATATCTTCATTCTCTGATGGCAAAACGTGTAGG GGGGGGGAAAACGCTGGACGACAGCTCGGAGCCCCTGTCCAAGCGACACTCAGACGGGATCTTCACGGACAGCTACAGCCGCTACAGAAAGCAAATGGCCGTCAAGAAATACCTGGCAGCCGTCCTGGGGAAAAG CCTTGAGGACGTAGCTTTTCACCGTGTCCTACAAGAGCTAGACTTTGATGCCCTCCCGGACGGGGATGAGTTTGAGGCTTTTTTGGGAGACTGGCTGAAACAGTTCTCCCCCCAATTTGCG GCTTTGTGA
- the adcyap1 gene encoding pituitary adenylate cyclase-activating polypeptide isoform X6: MSSKATLALLIYGILMHYSINCSPVGLSFPSIRLDSEVYDEGGNSLPSLDYDGDQVEVRSPSSVADDVFTLFYPPEKRGGKTLDDSSEPLSKRHSDGIFTDSYSRYRKQMAVKKYLAAVLGKRYRQRIRNKGRRMAYL; encoded by the exons ATGTCCAGTAAAGCGACTCTAGCATTACTCATCTATGGGATCTTAATGCATTACAGCATCAACTGCTCACCTGTGGGGCTCAGCTTTCCCAGCATTAG ACTTGACAGTGAGGTTTATGATGAGGGTGGCAACTCTTTACCATCTCTGGATTATGATGGTGATCAAGTGGAGGTGAGAAGCCCTTCATCTGTCGCTGACGACGTCTTCACTTTGTTCTATCCTCCAGAGAAAAG GGGGGGGAAAACGCTGGACGACAGCTCGGAGCCCCTGTCCAAGCGACACTCAGACGGGATCTTCACGGACAGCTACAGCCGCTACAGAAAGCAAATGGCCGTCAAGAAATACCTGGCAGCCGTCCTGGGGAAAAGGTATAGACAGAGAATTAGAAACAAAGGACGACGTATGGCATATTTGTAG
- the adcyap1 gene encoding pituitary adenylate cyclase-activating polypeptide isoform X1 codes for MSSKATLALLIYGILMHYSINCSPVGLSFPSISRLDSEVYDEGGNSLPSLDYDGDQVEVRSPSSVADDVFTLFYPPEKRMERHADGMFNKAYRKALGQLSARKYLHSLMAKRVGGGKTLDDSSEPLSKRHSDGIFTDSYSRYRKQMAVKKYLAAVLGKSLEDVAFHRVLQELDFDALPDGDEFEAFLGDWLKQFSPQFAVSFWLFPRGLVLPGDSLRPLSFFFVIFFFFSTLLP; via the exons ATGTCCAGTAAAGCGACTCTAGCATTACTCATCTATGGGATCTTAATGCATTACAGCATCAACTGCTCACCTGTGGGGCTCAGCTTTCCCAGCATTAG caGACTTGACAGTGAGGTTTATGATGAGGGTGGCAACTCTTTACCATCTCTGGATTATGATGGTGATCAAGTGGAGGTGAGAAGCCCTTCATCTGTCGCTGACGACGTCTTCACTTTGTTCTATCCTCCAGAGAAAAG AATGGAAAGGCATGCAGACGGCATGTTTAATAAAGCCTACAGGAAAGCGCTGGGTCAGTTATCAGCAAGGAAATATCTTCATTCTCTGATGGCAAAACGTGTAGG GGGGGGGAAAACGCTGGACGACAGCTCGGAGCCCCTGTCCAAGCGACACTCAGACGGGATCTTCACGGACAGCTACAGCCGCTACAGAAAGCAAATGGCCGTCAAGAAATACCTGGCAGCCGTCCTGGGGAAAAG CCTTGAGGACGTAGCTTTTCACCGTGTCCTACAAGAGCTAGACTTTGATGCCCTCCCGGACGGGGATGAGTTTGAGGCTTTTTTGGGAGACTGGCTGAAACAGTTCTCCCCCCAATTTGCGGTGAGTTTCTGGCTCTTTCCACGAGGCCTCGTCCTCCCCGGGGACTCCTTACgtccactttcttttttttttgtaatcttcttcttcttctccactTTGTTGCCTTGA
- the adcyap1 gene encoding pituitary adenylate cyclase-activating polypeptide isoform X2 — MSSKATLALLIYGILMHYSINCSPVGLSFPSIRLDSEVYDEGGNSLPSLDYDGDQVEVRSPSSVADDVFTLFYPPEKRMERHADGMFNKAYRKALGQLSARKYLHSLMAKRVGGGKTLDDSSEPLSKRHSDGIFTDSYSRYRKQMAVKKYLAAVLGKSLEDVAFHRVLQELDFDALPDGDEFEAFLGDWLKQFSPQFAVSFWLFPRGLVLPGDSLRPLSFFFVIFFFFSTLLP, encoded by the exons ATGTCCAGTAAAGCGACTCTAGCATTACTCATCTATGGGATCTTAATGCATTACAGCATCAACTGCTCACCTGTGGGGCTCAGCTTTCCCAGCATTAG ACTTGACAGTGAGGTTTATGATGAGGGTGGCAACTCTTTACCATCTCTGGATTATGATGGTGATCAAGTGGAGGTGAGAAGCCCTTCATCTGTCGCTGACGACGTCTTCACTTTGTTCTATCCTCCAGAGAAAAG AATGGAAAGGCATGCAGACGGCATGTTTAATAAAGCCTACAGGAAAGCGCTGGGTCAGTTATCAGCAAGGAAATATCTTCATTCTCTGATGGCAAAACGTGTAGG GGGGGGGAAAACGCTGGACGACAGCTCGGAGCCCCTGTCCAAGCGACACTCAGACGGGATCTTCACGGACAGCTACAGCCGCTACAGAAAGCAAATGGCCGTCAAGAAATACCTGGCAGCCGTCCTGGGGAAAAG CCTTGAGGACGTAGCTTTTCACCGTGTCCTACAAGAGCTAGACTTTGATGCCCTCCCGGACGGGGATGAGTTTGAGGCTTTTTTGGGAGACTGGCTGAAACAGTTCTCCCCCCAATTTGCGGTGAGTTTCTGGCTCTTTCCACGAGGCCTCGTCCTCCCCGGGGACTCCTTACgtccactttcttttttttttgtaatcttcttcttcttctccactTTGTTGCCTTGA
- the adcyap1 gene encoding pituitary adenylate cyclase-activating polypeptide isoform X4 encodes MSSKATLALLIYGILMHYSINCSPVGLSFPSISRLDSEVYDEGGNSLPSLDYDGDQVEVRSPSSVADDVFTLFYPPEKRGGKTLDDSSEPLSKRHSDGIFTDSYSRYRKQMAVKKYLAAVLGKSLEDVAFHRVLQELDFDALPDGDEFEAFLGDWLKQFSPQFAVSFWLFPRGLVLPGDSLRPLSFFFVIFFFFSTLLP; translated from the exons ATGTCCAGTAAAGCGACTCTAGCATTACTCATCTATGGGATCTTAATGCATTACAGCATCAACTGCTCACCTGTGGGGCTCAGCTTTCCCAGCATTAG caGACTTGACAGTGAGGTTTATGATGAGGGTGGCAACTCTTTACCATCTCTGGATTATGATGGTGATCAAGTGGAGGTGAGAAGCCCTTCATCTGTCGCTGACGACGTCTTCACTTTGTTCTATCCTCCAGAGAAAAG GGGGGGGAAAACGCTGGACGACAGCTCGGAGCCCCTGTCCAAGCGACACTCAGACGGGATCTTCACGGACAGCTACAGCCGCTACAGAAAGCAAATGGCCGTCAAGAAATACCTGGCAGCCGTCCTGGGGAAAAG CCTTGAGGACGTAGCTTTTCACCGTGTCCTACAAGAGCTAGACTTTGATGCCCTCCCGGACGGGGATGAGTTTGAGGCTTTTTTGGGAGACTGGCTGAAACAGTTCTCCCCCCAATTTGCGGTGAGTTTCTGGCTCTTTCCACGAGGCCTCGTCCTCCCCGGGGACTCCTTACgtccactttcttttttttttgtaatcttcttcttcttctccactTTGTTGCCTTGA